tcggaaatgcttccttctgcctgttacatacttttcaacgaatctagtatacccttttactctacgagtaacgggtataacaaccCATGACAAATATCCAGTCCCCAACGTGGTTTTTATTGTGGCAAACTTAGGAAGGGCACAATACTTTACCACCTTGTATATAAAATCTGGTTTTCATCAGTTACTACTCGCTGAAAAACATACAGAAAAACTGAAACGGGAAGTATGAGCTTTGCAGACTTCCTTTTGGGAAGGAAAAATTCACCTAgtatttttcaaaaagcaaTCGACGATGTGCTCATGGTCTTTGATAGATTGCACGGAACCAATATGAGGATCTCGCGTGAACAGTCAAATCTTTTTAAGGAAAGCGTCGAGTATTTAGGTTTTATTGTTTCCCGCGGTGGCATAAGAACATGCCCCAAAAAAGTAGATGCAGTTCGTAACTACGAAAACACTATTGATTTTTGGTAAAAATTGTACATTTCTATCGAATCACATAATacatttttgccacgcccacaaaccgccaaaaaacTTCCACGACCCCACTTTTGAAAcattctttaatttttttcctatttctatcaatatgccaAAAATAGACTTAGAGTTTTCCCTTGTTTTATCTTTAAAAGGTAGTTCCCAACAAATTTACTAAATTCAgtacaaaacaagagagaacgctatagtccagttccccgactatctgatacccgttactcagctattcgaagtgcgaaggagagtcttcagcacatacagttttggcggttttgtgggcgttagattgggcgtggcaaaaagttttttggcaaatcgatagaaatttacaagactaatacaaaaatgaaaaaatatcaaaacatttttcaaaagtgtgggcgtggcagctttgggcggtttgtgggcgttagagagggcgtggcaaaaagtttttggcaaatcgttagaaatttacaagactaatacaaaaatgaaaaaatatcgaaacatttttcaaagtgtggacgtggcagtattgggcggtttgtgggcgttagagtgggcgtggcaacatgaatcgacaaacttgcgctgcgtctatgtccctggagtctgaatgcttaatctaaactttctagcttttgtagttcctgagatctcgacgttcatacggacggacagacggacatggccaaatcgactcggctactgatcctgatcaagaatatatatactttatacggtcggaaacgcttccttctgcctgttacatacttttcaacgaatctagtatacccttttactctacgagtaacgggtataacaagagagaacgctatagtcgagttccccgactatctgatacccgttactcagctagtggaagtgcgaagaagagtcttcagcactgacagtttatGGCAGTatgtgggcgttagagagggcgtggcaaaaattataaaatatcaaaacattttttaaaagtgccggcgtggcagttttggcggtagtgggcgttagagtgggcgtgacaacatgaatcgacaaacttgcgctgcgtctatgtctcaggagtctgtatgcttaagctcaactttctagctttggtacttcctgagatctcagcgttcatacggacggtcagacagacggacggacaaacggacagacagacggacatggccaaatcgactcggctattgatccgtatcaaaaatatatatactttatatggtcgaaaacgcttccttctgcctgttacatacttttcaacgaatctagtatacccttttactctacgagtaatgggtataaaaacataaatctTTTTTACCGACGGCATTATAATAtgtcttttatttatatatgtatgatcgctatattaatattaatctGATTTTTTTACTGTCTTAAAAAGAATGCTTTTTGTAGTAAATCTAACCGGACTGCAGAATATAAACACAATACAGCCCATACTTCATAAAAAGCAACGAccattttgtattattaattGAACTTGGCTAACGGACATAGCGGTGTGGTGTTAATAGTATACATTTTCCTTCCAGGGCGGAAACTGCCCACTGCTTTACACACTTCTTAATACTTAAATtacaatataaaaaatacaaaataggTAAAAGCATATAAAGCGAAAATCATAGATGGGCGGTTTAGTGAAATGCTCAATAATGCGccattacaaaatttataataCCCTTTGTCTCTAAATAAAAGTAATCGTCAAAGCAAGTTCCATTAGTTCTACGTTGATTTataaaaactttaataaatttccatatattcttttttcttatatttttattgtaccGTGTAATTAACAATATTCTAAAGTccttttctatatttttcaCCTACAGTAAAATCGGTCATGCCCTTTCCTGCAGTTCCACAAGTGCCGACTCCTACTCTGCCGCTTACATTATCCGGAGAGGCAAATATACTTCTTGCTTTCACTCCGTtccttttttgatttttgttattaaaattaagccatttgtttttgtctgATTCACGTTCCTCTTCCAAGTCCTTGAAGcgctgttgttttttttgtttacgtttttttaaatattctttttGATTGGGCCTGTGACGTCTGAAAAAAATTGTGTTAAAAACGTATGACTTGctgtgaaaaaaaatatacttgTTTGACGGAAAAACTTCGTTGCGAGTAGTGCGTTCTCGCAACTCGTTGATTTGGGTCGTAGAACGATTTTGATAAGCATCAAATATTACATTAACTTCTCCTGTACTTGATATGTCTTCAATAGTTGCATCGTAGTACTGACGATCTTCCTTCCATTTTGCTTGGCACTTGTCTCCTTTTTTCCAAATCTTTGCAGCTGAAACTAATTTTTCTGCTTCTAACAAAGCAGCTTCGATTTCGTCGAAATAGTTAGAGGAATCTCTTTTAGTTGAGGATGGCTCCACATAGGAAGATTTATGCTGTTCTTCAAGTTGAGTTTGTATCAAATCACGAGTAAGAGTAATAACTTCGCCAAGATCACTTCTGAGTTTTAATAGCTCTTCATTTTCTGTATCAGTTTGAAGAGCAGCCTCTAcctaaaaattgtattaaaatttCCTTACTTCatgtaaaaaaaatcaaaattaaaatttttaggtatcacatttttttaataccACAAGTTTTATAAATCACAATTAACTTCCCAATTTTAGATTCAGTATAggtatgtataaaataatacCATAAGTAGACCATAACCATTAACAAGCCAAAACATGTCCAAGCTAAGAGTTTTTTAGTAATAGTAATTATCCAAACTCTGTTAATAAAGCGGGTATAGAAATTTGAAATACCTACATGACTGACCcaaataatatgtatatggcTAATTTAATCTGTAATATAATAGATTCTTTTGATATAAAAACTATCTGGTGGTTTTGAAGTCATCATTAGCTACAAAACTAAGCACACTTTAGccatttttaacttttaacaGACAAGATCCAAATTTGGTGAATAGTTTGCTGTTTTAAAGACTCCCAAAAAAGAAGTACCTGTGTAACAGGGCTGtataaaactgaaaacaacAATTATAGCATTACCGTGGATTCATTAATAAATAACGTGTAACAAGAACCAATCGAAAAATAGTCAATTTCTATTTTCATATATGAAGATAAAAAACATCGACTGCATGTTGTTAATGTTGCATATTTTCAACTAATATTGATCAATATTTTTTGTGAGTGaagttaataataataataataatcccTGCACGAGAAAATCTGCAACATTTActtaattttctaaaaaaaaaaagcaaaactaaTTCATCTAATGTAAAAATTCTTTCGTAGTACAAATTGCAAATCTCCGTCATCCCCCAATTGTAAATCTCTGTAAATATATTGTAACTATTGTTGTACATTCAATAGCACAACAAAACTATTCTTTTTTAGAATAGAATAATTTCAAAAAGAAGGAAGTACAAATACCTATAATTTTACTCACTTGTTGCAACTGTAGTTTGTAATTTTGCAAATCGTCCGCCATTTAAATACTGTCAGATTCCACTATTTACATTTGGTGCATTCaagaaataattttattttttcatagGCTAAGAAAGCGGTAACAAGTCAATGAACTActtaaaattgatttggaatGTTTACGTTTGcatattaacaaaattatatgCATTTCTCACAGTGGCGCATTAAGAACCTATCAAGTGCATAGTCCATAATATTggaaataacaaaataagaCCCGGCTTGAAGGCGATAGAAATCTTCGCttgataaaaattaaaaattttatatgaGTTGAtagacaaaataaaaaaaatgctgGATTAATGCATTGGCACATGTAAAGTAATGAATAGTTCTTTGTGAAAACAGACAATTCACATTTGTCAGAGGTCTCAGCTGTACCACAGGTATGTGTTTAGCATAagctattttttattttcaatgaaAATGAGTGCATAATTGATCGTTTTTATTGCACTCACTCGCAATATCGAGATTTGAAATCTGTTTTATGATTAGAGAGTAAAACAATTGGAAAATTGTTATAATAAGATGAAGGTTCTAATATAGTTTTattaagattaagcatatttatatccgttactcttagagtaaaagggtatactatattcgttgatAGTAGaaagacatagacgcagcgcaagtttgtcaacatgttgcaacgcccactctaacgcccaaaactgccacgcccgcacttttgaaaaatgttttgatattttcttcATGTTCTTATCTTCTTATCTTCTCTTCATAgtcaatttctatcgatctgcagaaaaactttttgccacgcccactcttacgcccacaatCCGCTAACAACagtcagtgttgaaatttctcttcgcactttcactattgcgttctctcttgttcttTAGGATAGTGCTCATCGTAATGGTCATACTGGCTTCTCGAAAAGCCATTCACGAAAAATATGTGATTGTAGCGCTTGGATGTCTCCATTGACGTGATCGGTTAAGTACGTATGTAAAGGGGCAAATCACCTTTGCCAATTTATGTAAGAAACCTTTCCTTCTTGAACGCTTTAGCATTTACGATAGCATTTAGCATTCAGAACATCAGCAAATCGGTTATCGCATAGTTTCAGCTTGGCAAAAATTAAGCCAAACAAGCTAATTGGTAATTCATAGTTTTAAACGCGACATTTGACTAAAGCACCAATAATACACAACACTTTGAGCTCCCACAAATTGGACTTCTATAAACGGTGAAGTCTTCCGCCTTATAGTTACATATATTGGACTGAATAAAACTTTTACAGTAGGACTGCGTTAAAATCGTACTTGGCCGCGCTTTTTTGGATTTGTCTGTGTTTCCCCCAAATTAATACATTGAATCACCTCTTAGAAAATCCGATAAAGGCCTAGCAATGGATGCGTTCCCGTTTATGAATTTTTGGAAACAGGAAGTGAGACTTAATAATCacagaattttctttttgtcaAATGGttccaaaaattattttacagcttgaattttttttaagacCTGGAGTGTTAGTTTCATTGCGAATTACTTAGCCTGAAAACTGTACCTTGCTGTGTAGTATTTGACACTTAATCCTTAATGCGCAAACTATTTCTAgagccctttttttttgctcttcgaaaattaatttcgattaGCTTTCCGTAGTCTGGCGATGAGTACTTAAAAGTCCTCGGTCGAGTTCGTCTCAGCAAGCCACTCATTAACTTGATTGTTAACTCTTCAATCCAACTTTGGACCTAGACATTCTGGGATTGATTTAAATGGGACAAAATCAATATAAGCTGAAAATGCACACATACTCTTAAGTCCCTTATAACAGTTTCTGCTCATCGTCGATATTTCTAGATTCGTTTTGGTGTATAAGCGTTCTGTTGCCAGCACGATGACCTGGCTGCCTGCAACGATTGCATTTATAGTATAATCCTTCTTgcaattcttttttatatgGGACAAATCCCCGCACAAACTCTGGTTTGGAATCAGAGCTTTTGGTACCATTTGATTCAACTGTACGCTGTTCGTTCTTTTATGACACATCGTATGTGCCGCGCACTTTCTTATTGACTTTGATTTGATCCATTAGTTTCTCAAGCGTCTTAGCCTGGTAcaacataattttatttgcctatATAGCTTTTTTCGCCTAGCTTGAATGGCTCAGTTATTTCCATCAACgcatacaaatatattattcatgTTAGATTTATTCTTTTCTTTACGCACGTTTACCTAGCCATCTACACTGACACTAGAAAAGAATTTTGACTGtgttaaatatgtatttttggTAAGGAAACTTTATTAATTAGATTTTCCGGTTGACCctttaaattggattttaagtTATTTGAGTGGCAGGACGCTAAGGGCCATCTTTAAAAATGAGTTTCTTGTATTCTCCTAGTAACATTCTGCCTCCCACAAGGAAGCCACCttggtccgctcctttttacccAATTTATTAATGTCTTCCCTTCGTTATCACACATTTTCGTGTACCTTTGTTCGCAGGTGAATATTTCTTGGTATACGGATTTACCGATCTAGACAGCTTTGAAAAATAGATCCATGATAACTTACCAGTCTTAAATGGCCCAAGTGTAAGGTCATGACTTTTTGTCGTGTCAACTttgctctttggacagaataacgCGGGTGGACGATTTTACTGGATTCCTCCACCTTAGGATCGCGTTAAATCATTTCAAAAATCTTTAAGGTTTTGCTTTGCAAAACTTTATATTGCCTCCCTATACCAGTATACCAATGTTTATTAGTTTGCCATTGTCCGTAAAACcaaccgtagaacgatgcttgaAGCCTTTATTCGTAATCTTA
This portion of the Drosophila santomea strain STO CAGO 1482 chromosome 3L, Prin_Dsan_1.1, whole genome shotgun sequence genome encodes:
- the LOC120450271 gene encoding survival of motor neuron-related-splicing factor 30, whose product is MADDLQNYKLQLQQVEAALQTDTENEELLKLRSDLGEVITLTRDLIQTQLEEQHKSSYVEPSSTKRDSSNYFDEIEAALLEAEKLVSAAKIWKKGDKCQAKWKEDRQYYDATIEDISSTGEVNVIFDAYQNRSTTQINELRERTTRNEVFPSNKRHRPNQKEYLKKRKQKKQQRFKDLEEERESDKNKWLNFNNKNQKRNGVKARSIFASPDNVSGRVGVGTCGTAGKGMTDFTVGEKYRKGL